One window from the genome of Sulfodiicoccus acidiphilus encodes:
- a CDS encoding MFS transporter, with translation MVSPVNRLSVLGGMRAFGGSVVWPFVGVALNTVYHLSLIDVAIFYAAQGGVTSVAYLIGGLLADYLGRKKAMQVSAMLSALALLAGFIVEEGKWVTFFLLFQTFFNSVYQVANTAAVGDTTSEIGNLIRAFSRVRVGINIGWAAGPALGGLLFHYNFSLCLLASAAITLASVPLVPRVEVGGIRVLSLRVNRSYVRFLLPNFLAATVMGQLGFPLIEYLSTVRVSTTFAGLLFTLNGVLIVAFQEPVGRFLAKFNPVLGLSLAMIGYGISYFSFSLVRNFLDGMVCVVGVTTAEMIASPLINALANYLADKSNRGKYMGAFGLTTSLGRTIGTSISAGLMGWFPYDGLVLWGAVAIFAFSSAFLFWRLPLDFENSQGEPKD, from the coding sequence GTGGTCTCTCCCGTAAACAGGCTCTCCGTATTGGGAGGCATGAGAGCTTTTGGTGGTTCCGTGGTTTGGCCATTCGTGGGAGTTGCGCTTAACACAGTTTATCATCTATCACTCATCGATGTGGCGATCTTCTACGCGGCTCAGGGAGGAGTCACTTCCGTGGCCTATCTGATCGGGGGTCTTCTCGCGGACTACTTAGGGAGAAAGAAGGCTATGCAGGTCTCAGCTATGTTGTCAGCTCTGGCCCTCTTAGCGGGGTTCATTGTTGAGGAGGGAAAATGGGTGACGTTTTTTCTCCTTTTTCAGACCTTTTTCAACAGCGTCTACCAAGTGGCCAACACGGCAGCCGTGGGGGACACCACGTCAGAGATCGGGAACCTAATAAGGGCATTTAGCAGGGTTCGCGTTGGCATAAACATAGGCTGGGCCGCTGGTCCTGCCTTAGGTGGATTATTGTTTCACTATAATTTCTCTCTTTGTCTACTAGCTTCCGCGGCGATTACCCTAGCCTCAGTACCCTTAGTTCCCAGGGTAGAGGTAGGGGGGATAAGAGTCTTATCCTTAAGGGTGAACAGGAGTTACGTAAGATTTCTATTGCCTAACTTCCTCGCAGCCACGGTCATGGGACAACTGGGCTTTCCCCTCATAGAGTACCTGTCCACCGTGAGGGTATCGACTACATTCGCTGGATTACTCTTCACCTTGAACGGGGTTCTAATAGTGGCTTTCCAGGAACCTGTGGGAAGGTTCCTTGCGAAGTTCAATCCGGTCCTTGGGCTGTCCCTAGCAATGATAGGTTATGGGATATCATACTTCTCGTTCTCGTTGGTTAGAAATTTTCTTGATGGAATGGTCTGTGTGGTGGGGGTAACTACGGCCGAGATGATTGCCTCCCCGCTAATCAATGCACTGGCCAACTACCTAGCCGATAAGTCCAACAGGGGAAAGTACATGGGTGCCTTCGGTCTCACCACCTCCCTGGGAAGGACAATAGGGACTTCCATCAGTGCGGGCTTGATGGGGTGGTTCCCTTATGACGGTCTCGTTTTATGGGGCGCTGTCGCCATCTTCGCATTTTCCTCCGCTTTCCTTTTTTGGAGGTTACCCTTGGATTTCGAGAACTCTCAAGGAGAACCAAAGGACTAA
- a CDS encoding cytochrome C oxidase assembly protein, with amino-acid sequence MIQEIALVTSLLAGSTIVLGGIVEGYGYGLSLGTNWPYTNNMIDVARKGDPEAIHRITATLTGILALVALILDPGLTTVLGLVAVAATALLGMATLYVLAGKLPSLFQGLHDIAAYTTFVIYLLLFAGFRGNLLTFFEQAVLPPHFLYFVIFMGGWVTGTRKMRKPIGDVRRPKGRLQWVWVVHGLAAGIFVISLILLHYWLTLGVAVLEGLVGLLVYRTVNSNPEKPGASIALHQLFSILTVVAILLNSGII; translated from the coding sequence ATGATTCAGGAGATTGCCCTTGTGACGTCCCTACTTGCGGGTAGTACCATAGTCCTTGGGGGCATAGTTGAGGGGTACGGATACGGGCTTTCCTTGGGAACCAACTGGCCTTATACGAACAACATGATAGACGTCGCTAGAAAGGGCGATCCGGAGGCCATTCACAGGATAACCGCCACGTTAACAGGGATACTAGCCCTAGTCGCTTTGATACTGGACCCGGGCTTGACGACGGTTTTGGGTCTCGTCGCAGTTGCTGCCACTGCTCTGTTGGGCATGGCAACCCTCTACGTCTTAGCGGGTAAGCTTCCTTCCCTGTTCCAGGGTCTCCACGATATAGCCGCCTACACGACTTTCGTTATATATCTCCTGCTCTTCGCCGGCTTCAGGGGAAACCTTCTTACCTTCTTCGAACAGGCTGTCCTTCCACCTCACTTCCTCTACTTCGTGATTTTCATGGGAGGATGGGTGACTGGGACAAGGAAGATGAGGAAGCCCATAGGGGACGTGCGAAGGCCAAAGGGAAGACTCCAGTGGGTTTGGGTGGTCCACGGGTTAGCGGCTGGGATATTTGTGATAAGCCTGATCTTGCTTCACTACTGGTTAACGTTAGGAGTAGCCGTACTAGAGGGCCTAGTTGGTCTACTGGTGTACAGGACGGTCAACTCGAACCCAGAGAAGCCAGGTGCCTCTATCGCGCTCCACCAACTCTTTTCCATCCTGACTGTGGTGGCAATACTCTTGAACTCTGGGATAATCTAA
- a CDS encoding mechanosensitive ion channel family protein gives MSVRKLSEREVLALVLTAIAGTLVVGAAVYFLAKLGVLPDVYSEYYYAAIWVAGVIVITYLLSTFIQRKASSVLGAPNASTLSFVVRLVGYVLAIAGFFVLLKIGLGAALAAGGFAGLVLGLASQDVLSNVFGGIMILVSRPYKIGDRVTISTWQYGLLAPTYPPKFWSADFLIPGYTGVIVDISLLYTTFVTDENVPIKIPNSIMVQAAIFVHSSQELRKVRTKYEVSKDLDPDIVIPRVKEAVKELDFVVEEPSIKILDTSQTTYVLAVDTMCQTNYEEPVRSEVIKVLMRTVKQIQKETTSH, from the coding sequence ATGTCCGTAAGGAAGCTGAGTGAAAGGGAAGTTCTAGCGCTCGTCCTTACCGCAATAGCTGGAACATTAGTCGTTGGTGCAGCTGTTTACTTCCTTGCCAAGCTAGGTGTACTCCCTGACGTTTACTCAGAGTACTACTACGCGGCGATTTGGGTGGCCGGAGTAATAGTGATAACGTATCTTCTTTCTACTTTCATACAGAGGAAGGCGTCTTCGGTACTTGGGGCCCCTAATGCGTCTACCTTGAGTTTCGTAGTCAGGTTAGTAGGTTACGTCTTGGCCATAGCTGGGTTCTTCGTTCTACTGAAGATTGGACTGGGAGCCGCACTAGCAGCCGGAGGCTTCGCAGGGCTAGTCCTAGGTTTGGCGTCCCAGGACGTTCTTTCCAACGTGTTCGGTGGAATCATGATCCTTGTTTCAAGACCATATAAAATAGGGGACAGGGTGACGATTTCCACTTGGCAGTACGGCTTGCTCGCTCCCACCTACCCACCCAAGTTCTGGTCGGCTGACTTCCTCATCCCTGGCTACACTGGAGTTATTGTCGATATCTCGCTCCTTTACACCACGTTCGTAACCGACGAGAATGTCCCAATAAAGATACCTAACAGCATTATGGTTCAGGCCGCGATTTTCGTGCACAGTAGCCAAGAACTGAGAAAAGTGAGGACTAAGTACGAGGTATCCAAGGATTTGGACCCAGACATCGTGATACCAAGAGTGAAGGAAGCTGTAAAGGAACTGGACTTCGTAGTTGAGGAACCCTCAATAAAGATACTCGACACGAGCCAAACTACCTACGTTCTGGCAGTTGATACTATGTGCCAGACGAACTACGAAGAGCCGGTGAGGAGTGAGGTAATTAAGGTCTTAATGAGGACAGTGAAACAGATTCAGAAGGAAACTACCAGCCATTGA
- a CDS encoding DUF5752 family protein codes for MLELLDSRGKGVELELYGAYYPPIYTGVKALDVEGLLRGLERVDGLSVFYHVFHPIFSSHIIPDDVHNDFAFWIRDELGDSTLAHLVSDVPGEEPRTVEDVRRDLIKILSGASEELRQRKAKRPFSFLTCVPVVYPIDVKLSTLGQLLDQVAMMPARALVYHFVFRRVMGYSKTNDFSQWLTENFGLDEVSIKLSKIDPQTYTDEERMREDVLNVLRGELLK; via the coding sequence ATGCTGGAACTCCTTGACAGTCGAGGTAAAGGAGTCGAGCTCGAACTTTACGGAGCGTACTACCCACCTATTTACACTGGCGTGAAGGCCTTAGATGTTGAGGGACTATTAAGAGGTCTCGAGAGGGTAGACGGACTTTCCGTGTTCTATCACGTCTTCCACCCAATTTTCTCCAGTCACATCATCCCCGACGACGTGCACAACGACTTCGCCTTCTGGATACGGGACGAACTAGGGGACTCTACGTTGGCGCACTTGGTCTCTGACGTGCCTGGAGAAGAGCCCAGGACCGTAGAGGACGTGAGGAGAGACCTGATAAAGATCCTCTCTGGGGCTAGCGAGGAGCTGCGTCAAAGGAAGGCCAAGAGGCCGTTCTCCTTCCTTACATGTGTTCCCGTGGTGTACCCAATAGATGTGAAATTGAGCACACTGGGACAACTCTTAGACCAGGTTGCCATGATGCCAGCTAGGGCCCTCGTTTATCACTTCGTTTTCAGGAGAGTTATGGGCTACAGTAAGACCAACGACTTCTCCCAGTGGCTGACAGAAAACTTCGGCCTAGACGAGGTTTCCATCAAACTCTCCAAGATAGACCCGCAGACGTACACCGACGAGGAGAGGATGAGGGAGGACGTCCTAAACGTGCTCAGAGGTGAGTTGTTGAAGTGA